Below is a genomic region from Halogeometricum sp. S1BR25-6.
GGAGAGGGGGGCGGCGACGTCCAACACCGTGTAACTCGGCAGTTCGACGCTGCGGAAGTCCCCGTCGTTGTACGGGACCGATCCCGGCGAGACGATGGAGACGGTCTCCTTCCAGTCGCGGCCGTCGGTGAGGCTGTCGACCGCGGCCTGCGCGACGGTCAGCACGTCCTCGCCGCTGGCTACGTGGTCGTCCCGGCCGTCGGCGTGGAAGACCCCCTCCTCGTCCTTCCAGACGACGACGTCGGCCGCCCGCGAGGGCGTGTAGAGGCGGTCGACGTCGAGGGACCCGAGGTTGTCGAGTTCGTGGCCGCCGGCGTCCACGTCGCGGTTCCACGGCCGACCGGAGGGGCCGTCGCCGGTCTGCTCCTTCTCTGTGCCCGTCGTCGCGCCGGCGCTTCCGGTCGCCGCCGCACCGGTTCCGGCCGCCCCGAACAGTGCGAGCGCCGTTCGCCGCGTGAGACTCAGTTCGTCGTAGCTATCGCTGTCGTGACCGCCGTCTCTGTTCGTCACAGTTCGTAATCATATCCATCGAACATATAGGTTTCTACCGAACGTCGTCCCCAGCGATTCAGCGTGGCGGGAGATTTCCGTTCGTCCGGAAGTCGGCGTCCCCCGCGACGGCGGCCGTCGCGTCGGCGAGGTCGTTGCCGGCGAACAGGCGGGCGTCGGCGACGTCGCTCGCGGCGAGGAACGTTCCGGTCCCCTCCTGCGCGCGGCAGTTCCGGACGCTCACTGAGTCCACCGCGCGCAGGTCGACCGCCGCCGCGTCCGACTCCCGGTGGGCCTGCCGCCCCGCGAACCCGTCGACGCGGAGTCCCTCGACGCCGACGCACCGGAGGCCGTTCTCGAAGTAGTCGGGGACGTCGCCCTCCCACTCGACCGAGAGGTCGCGGAGGTCCACGTCGCTGGCGTTCTCGACGTGGAGCGCCGCGATATCGCGCTCCTGTATCGGCGGCACGACCGACGTCGGTTGGAGGTCGAAGTTCCCGCCGACGGCGTCGGCGTGTTCCCCTCGCCGAACCTCGATTTCGACGCCGTCGAACCGCACTCCCCGCACATCGGCGCTCTCGTGGGCGTAGACGAGCGCCCCGTTCTCGCTCCGCGCGACGACGTTCGAGAAGCGAACGTTACGGACGGGGCCGACGCTCGTCGACTCGTCTCTCGGAACCGACGTCACGTAGATCGGCTCCCCCTTCCCCCACCACGGACCGGGAAGGAGGCGCGTCTCGACGACGATGTTCGAGAACAGCACGTTCTCCACGGCCCCGCCGTCGCGGTGCTGAATCCCGAGGCCGCGGTTCGAGTCGGTGACGACGCAGTTCTCGAACGTGCAGTTCCGCACGTCCCGCGCGGTCTCGGACCCGAACTTGATGGCGCAGGCGCTGGAGGCGAGCGTGCAGTTCGTCACGGTCACGCCCTCCGTCGGTCGGTCGCTCTCGGCGAGCGTCCCGACCGTGATGGCGTCGTCGCACGTCCGTATCGTGCAGTCGGAGACGTGCACGTTCCGGGAGTTCATCACCGACACGCCGTCGCAGTTCGGTATCCTGGGGTGGTTGTGAACGTCCACGCCGACGATATCCACCTCCTCGGAATCGTGGACGCTCAGCGTCCACGCGGGCATGTCGCGGAGCGTGACCCCCCGAACGAGGACGTCCTCGCACCCCTCGAAGAGGAACATCGGACCGGGGCGGAAGTCGGGTTTAGCCGCCGGCCACCTGTCGGTTCCCGAGGAGCGGTCGAGGTACGCGTCGCCCTGCCGGGCGCGGTGCGCGCCGTTCGAAACCAACGGATGCGCGTCGCTCTCGTCGGAGTGGCCGCGGATGGGCGTGTCCATCAGCATGAACTCCGTCCCTCGGCCGTCGAACGTCCCGCGCCCCTCGACGGCGACGTTCTCGACGCCGTCGGCGACGAGAAACGGTCGTTCGCCGTCCGGTCCGACCCGCGCGTCGTCGTACGCCGACTCCTCGAACGCGGCGAACACCGTCGCGCCGGCGGCGAGTTCGAGCGAGACGTGGCTTCTCAAGCGTACGGTTCCGACGACGTACTCCCCCGCCGGCACCGCGACCGTTCCCCCGCCGCCGTCGGCGCAGGCGTTTATCGCGCGCTGAAACGCGTCGGTGTCCGTCTCGGCGTCGTCGTCGTACTCCCGTACCGAGACGGTCGAGTGAGCGTCCATGGCGGGTGTCTGGCGAGCGGTTCCGATAGGTGTTGCGGTGGTGCCCCGAGCGCTTCGGTCGGAGTTCCCGCGTTCCCGTGCCTACGTTCCTGTGCGAATGGCGTACGTTTATCATCCGGACCGTCCAACCGGCGGTCATGACGGCAGCCGACAGACCGACCGGTCTGAGAACCGAGTACGCGACGGAACCGCTCGGCATCGACGAGACCAACCCGTGTCTCCGGTGGCGGGTCGAGACGGACAGGAAGGGGGCGAAACAGACCGCGTTCCGCGTCCTCGTCGCGTCGACGCGGGAGCGACTCGACGACGACGAGGGCGACGCGTGGGACACCGGCAAGCGGACGACGTCCCGGCCCGCCGTTGAGTACGACGGCGCTCCCCTGACGGCCGAGGGGCGGTACCACTGGAAGGTCCGCGTGTGGGACGAGACCGGAACCGCAGGCGAGTGGAGCGACGCGGCGACGTGGGAGATGGGCCCCCTCGCCGCGGACGACTGGGAGGCGTCGTGGATTCGACGACCCGAGGACGGGGAGTTCGAACGCGGGCAGTTCTCCTACTTCCGTCGAGAGATAGCTTTCGACGCCGCCGTCGAACGCGCCCGCGTCCACGTCTCCGCCGGCCACCAGTACGCGCTCTCGGTCAACGGGAGCGTCGTCGACCGCGGGCAGTCGTTCGCGTACCCCGACTACCAGTACTACAAGACCGTCGAGGTGACCGACGCCCTGAACGCGGGCGAGAACGCCCTCGGCGTCCTGCACACGTGGAACGGCGAGGGACAGGGTCGCCCCGAGGGCGAACCCGGTCTGCTACTCCGACTGGTCGCCGAACTCGCCGACGGGAGCCGACGGGTCGTGACGACGGACGGGTCGTGGCGGACCCGCGAGGGACCGTGGACCGATGCTCCCCTCC
It encodes:
- a CDS encoding glycoside hydrolase family 28 protein, with product MDAHSTVSVREYDDDAETDTDAFQRAINACADGGGGTVAVPAGEYVVGTVRLRSHVSLELAAGATVFAAFEESAYDDARVGPDGERPFLVADGVENVAVEGRGTFDGRGTEFMLMDTPIRGHSDESDAHPLVSNGAHRARQGDAYLDRSSGTDRWPAAKPDFRPGPMFLFEGCEDVLVRGVTLRDMPAWTLSVHDSEEVDIVGVDVHNHPRIPNCDGVSVMNSRNVHVSDCTIRTCDDAITVGTLAESDRPTEGVTVTNCTLASSACAIKFGSETARDVRNCTFENCVVTDSNRGLGIQHRDGGAVENVLFSNIVVETRLLPGPWWGKGEPIYVTSVPRDESTSVGPVRNVRFSNVVARSENGALVYAHESADVRGVRFDGVEIEVRRGEHADAVGGNFDLQPTSVVPPIQERDIAALHVENASDVDLRDLSVEWEGDVPDYFENGLRCVGVEGLRVDGFAGRQAHRESDAAAVDLRAVDSVSVRNCRAQEGTGTFLAASDVADARLFAGNDLADATAAVAGDADFRTNGNLPPR